The following proteins come from a genomic window of Sorghum bicolor cultivar BTx623 chromosome 3, Sorghum_bicolor_NCBIv3, whole genome shotgun sequence:
- the LOC8063092 gene encoding uncharacterized protein LOC8063092 isoform X2, translating to MGVGFTGSLASSRPKHGDHRFYVSTWTHNCLRTSHVTLSKGLRSREEEDKVSSYFLLKAIAHTCRVSATIQSDIQEPEIPEESIEEFDEDQELQQIINGQVCMKVYNFAAPVENNFSRKIILPGSFNPLHDGHLRLLEVASSMCDDGLPFFEISAINADKPPLSIAEIKRRVEQFRKAGKNVIISNQPYFYKKAELFPGSAFIIGADTAARLVNPKYYGGDYNRMLEILLECKSTGTTFLVGGRKMEGDFKVLEDLDIPEELRDMFISIPEEMFRIDISSTEIRKSHGL from the exons ATGGGTGTCGGATTTACTGGGTCACTGGCAAGCTCACGTCCAAAACATGGTGACCATAG GTTTTATGTGTCAACGTGGACACATAATTGCCTCAGGACATCACATGTTACCTTGTCAAAG GGTTTACGGAGCAGAGAGGAAGAAGACAAGGTTTCAAGCTACTTTTTGCTTAAG GCAATAGCACATACCTGCAGAGTTTCTGCAACCATTCAGTCAGACATTCAGGAACCTGAAATTCCAGAAGAAAGCATAGAGGAATTTGATGAAGATCAAGAGCTCCAGCAAATTATTAATGGGCAAGTTTGCATGAAAGTCTATAATTTTGCTG CTCCGGTGGAAAATAACTTCAGCAGAAAAATAATTCTACCTGGTTCATTCAACCCCTTGCATGATGGTCACCTTAGATTGTTGGAAGTTGCATCAAG CATGTGTGATGATGGGCTTCCATTCTTTGAGATATCAGCAATTAATGCCGATAAACCTCCACTATCTATTGCAGAAATTAAGAGACGTGTTGAGCAATTTAGAAAAGCAG GGAAGAATGTGATTATATCTAACCAGCCATACTTCTATAAGAAAGCGGAACTTTTCCCAGGAAGTGCTTTTATAATTGGTGCAGACACTGCAGCAAGGCTTGTTAAC CCTAAGTATTACGGAGGAGATTACAACAGAATGCTGGAGATACTTctcgaatgtaaaagcacaGGTACCACTTTTCTTGTTGGTGGCCGAAAGATGGAAGGAGATTTCAAG GTCCTTGAGGATTTGGACATTCCAGAAGAGCTGAGAGACATGTTCATCTCCATTCCGGAGGAAATGTTTCGCATAGATATTTCATCTACTGAAATAAGAAAG
- the LOC8063092 gene encoding uncharacterized protein LOC8063092 isoform X1: protein MESWVRAVVEAIHSSRSQAVIYLAGGASQALGWLLSVPGASGTVLEVVVPYSRASMAQLLGKMPLQFTSKQAAEDMALAAYNRALKLSGPGLQVMGVGFTGSLASSRPKHGDHRFYVSTWTHNCLRTSHVTLSKGLRSREEEDKVSSYFLLKAIAHTCRVSATIQSDIQEPEIPEESIEEFDEDQELQQIINGQVCMKVYNFAAPVENNFSRKIILPGSFNPLHDGHLRLLEVASSMCDDGLPFFEISAINADKPPLSIAEIKRRVEQFRKAGKNVIISNQPYFYKKAELFPGSAFIIGADTAARLVNPKYYGGDYNRMLEILLECKSTGTTFLVGGRKMEGDFKVLEDLDIPEELRDMFISIPEEMFRIDISSTEIRKSHGL, encoded by the exons ATGGAGAGCTGGGTCCGCGCGGTGGTGGAGGCCATCCACTCCTCTCGCTCCCAGGCCGTCATCTACCTCGCCGGCGGCGCATCTCAG GCGCTCGGCTGGCTCCTGTCCGTGCCCGGCGCGTCGGGCACCGTCCTCGAGGTAGTCGTGCCCTACTCCAGGGCTTCCATGGCGCAGCTCCTTGGCAAG ATGCCCCTGCAATTCACGAGCAAGCAGGCTGCAGAGGACATGGCGCTGGCTGCGTACAATCGAGCACTCAAGCTTTCTGGACCAG GTCTGCAAGTTATGGGTGTCGGATTTACTGGGTCACTGGCAAGCTCACGTCCAAAACATGGTGACCATAG GTTTTATGTGTCAACGTGGACACATAATTGCCTCAGGACATCACATGTTACCTTGTCAAAG GGTTTACGGAGCAGAGAGGAAGAAGACAAGGTTTCAAGCTACTTTTTGCTTAAG GCAATAGCACATACCTGCAGAGTTTCTGCAACCATTCAGTCAGACATTCAGGAACCTGAAATTCCAGAAGAAAGCATAGAGGAATTTGATGAAGATCAAGAGCTCCAGCAAATTATTAATGGGCAAGTTTGCATGAAAGTCTATAATTTTGCTG CTCCGGTGGAAAATAACTTCAGCAGAAAAATAATTCTACCTGGTTCATTCAACCCCTTGCATGATGGTCACCTTAGATTGTTGGAAGTTGCATCAAG CATGTGTGATGATGGGCTTCCATTCTTTGAGATATCAGCAATTAATGCCGATAAACCTCCACTATCTATTGCAGAAATTAAGAGACGTGTTGAGCAATTTAGAAAAGCAG GGAAGAATGTGATTATATCTAACCAGCCATACTTCTATAAGAAAGCGGAACTTTTCCCAGGAAGTGCTTTTATAATTGGTGCAGACACTGCAGCAAGGCTTGTTAAC CCTAAGTATTACGGAGGAGATTACAACAGAATGCTGGAGATACTTctcgaatgtaaaagcacaGGTACCACTTTTCTTGTTGGTGGCCGAAAGATGGAAGGAGATTTCAAG GTCCTTGAGGATTTGGACATTCCAGAAGAGCTGAGAGACATGTTCATCTCCATTCCGGAGGAAATGTTTCGCATAGATATTTCATCTACTGAAATAAGAAAG
- the LOC8063093 gene encoding DNA repair helicase XPB1 isoform X1, which produces MAGGDGDRHRGPKRHKSSAPSKAALVDESAEFDYADDFDDDAHDADMEVKKRDFTKLELKVDHASRPLWACADGRIFLETFSPLYKQAYDFLIAIAEPVCRPESMHEYNLTPHSLYAAVSVGLETSTIISVLSKLSKTKLPREIIDFIHASTANYGKVKLVLKKNRYFVESPFPEVLSNLLRDEVISRARISPEDSLGAPSFTVSKTSGQIASGHEDLLNGMEIAAATEDKETHSFEIDPSQVENVKQRCLPNALNYPMLEEYDFRNDTVNPDLEMELKPQARPRPYQEKSLSKMFGNGRARSGIIVLPCGAGKSLVGVSAACRIKKSCLCLATNAVSVDQWAFQFKLWSTIKDEHISRFTSDNKEKFTGMASVVVTTYNMVAFGGKRSEDSEKIIEEIRNREWGLLLMDEVHVVPAHMFRKVISITKSHCKLGLTATLVREDERITDLNFLIGPKLYEANWLDLVKGGFIANVQCAEVWCPMTKEFFAEYLKKENSKKKQVLYVMNPNKFRACEFLIRFHEQQRGDKIIVFADNLFALTAYAMKLRKPMIFGATSHAERTRILYQFKNSPEVNTIFLSKVGDNSIDIPEANVIIQISSHAGSRRQEAQRLGRILRAKGKHQDRMAGGKEEYNAFFYSLVSTDTQEMYYSTKRQQFLIDQGYSFKVWLLELTLKGRLFFRYLVMKCCTCQVITSLPPPEEGPNLSFYTLDEQLELLSKVLNAGDDMIGVERLEEDSDGKALLRARRSAGSMSAFSGAGGMVYMEYSTGKGKGAPKKHKDPSKRHHLFKKRYA; this is translated from the exons ATGGCCGGCGGCGATG GCGATCGGCACCGCGGGCCGAAGCGGCACAAGTCCTCGGCGCCGTCGAAAGCGGCCCTGGTGGATGAGAGCGCCGAGTTCGACTACGCTGATGACTTCGACGATGATGCCCACGACG CGGATATGGAGGTGAAGAAGAGGGATTTCACGAAGCTTGAGTTGAAGGTGGATCACGCGAGCCGTCCGCTCTGGGCGTGCGCCGATGGCCGCATCTTCCTCGAGACCTTCTCGCCGCTCTACAAACAGGCTTACGATTTCCTCATCGCCATCGCGGAGCCTGTGTGCAG GCCAGAATCTATGCATGAGTACAATCTAACTCCCCACTCATTGTATGCTGCGGTCTCAGTGGGGCTTGAGACAAGCACTATCATTAGTGTCTTGAGTAAACTGTCTAAAACCAAGTTGCCCCGCGAAATAATTGATTTCATCCACGCATCAACTGCTAACTACGGGAAAGTGAAGCTTGTCTTGAAGAAGAATCGATATTTTGTCGAGTCCCCATTTCCTGAG GTATTGAGTAACCTTCTGAGGGATGAAGTTATATCGAGAGCTAGGATATCTCCTGAG GATTCCCTTGGTGCACCTTCATTTACTGTTAGCAAGACATCTGGCCAAATTGCTAGTGGACATGAAGACCTTTTAAATGGAATGGAAATTGCTGCTGCAACTGAAGACAAGGAAACACATTCTTTTGAGATTGATCCCTCTCAG GTTGAGAATGTCAAGCAGCGTTGCTTGCCAAATGCATTGAACTACCCCATGCTGGAGGAATATGATTTCAGAAATGACACT GTAAACCCAGATTTGGAAATGGAGCTAAAGCCGCAAGCACGGCCTAGGCCATATCAAGAAAAGAGCCTCAGTAAGATGTTTGGGAACG GACGAGCAAGGTCTGGAATTATTGTGCTACCTTGTGGTGCTGGCAAGTCCTTGGTTGGTGTATCTGCAGCCTGCCGTATTAAGAAGAGCTGTTTATGTTTGGCCACAAATGCTGTCTCCGTAGATCAATGGGCATTTCAGTTCAAGCTTTGGTCAACCATAAAAGATGAGCACATTAGTCGCTTTACATCTGATAACAAGGAGAAATTTACAGGCATGGCTAGTGTGGTTGTTACTACATATAACATGGTTGCATTCGGTGGTAAAAGGTCTGAAGATTCGGAGAAGATCATTGAAGAAATCCGAAACAGAGAGTGGGGCTTGCTTCTAATGGATGAG GTTCATGTTGTCCCTGCACATATGTTCAGAAAAGTCATCAGCATTACTAAATCTCACTGCAAGCTTGGTCTTACTG CTACCCTTGTGAGAGAGGACGAACGTATTACTGATCTGAATTTTCTAATTGGACCAAAACTGTATGAAGCGAATTGGTTGGATTTAGTGAAAGGTGGATTTATTGCAAATGTGCAGTGTGCGGAAGTATGGTGTCCTATGACCAAAGAGTTTTTTGCTGAGTATTTGAAAAAGGAAAATTCAAAGAAGAAGCAG GTACTGTATGTCATGAATCCGAACAAGTTCAGGGCTTGTGAATTCCTGATTCGATTCCATGAGCAACAACGCGGAGACAAGATAATTGTGTTTGCTGATAATCTATTTGCACTAACTGCTTATGCAATGAAACTACGCAAGCCAATGATTTTTGGTGCCACAAG CCATGCTGAGAGGACAAGAATTCTCTACCAATTCAAGAACAGTCCAGAAGTCAATACAATTTTCCTTTCAAAG GTCGGTGATAACTCGATTGATATCCCAGAAGCTAATGTTATCATACAAATATCGTCTCACGCTGGTTCGAGACGTCAAGAAGCTCAGCGTCTGGGACGTATTCTCAGGGCAAAG GGTAAGCACCAAGATAGGATGGCTGGAGGAAAAGAAGAATACAATGCTTTTTTCTATTCCCTTGTATCAACTGATACACAG GAAATGTACTACTCAACAAAAAGGCAGCAGTTTCTTATTGACCAGGGATATAGCTTCAAGGTATGGCTTTTGGAGCTTACTTTGAAAGGAAGATTGTTCTTTCGGTACTTAGTGATGAAATGTTGTACTTGCCAGGTTATCACTAGTTTGCCGCCGCCTGAAGAAGGACCTAATCTGAGCTTTTACACACTTGATGAACAGCTTGAGCTTTTGAGCAAG GTGCTGAATGCAGGGGATGACATGATTGGTGTTGAGCGCTTAGAAGAAGATTCTGATGGCAAGGCTCTTCTAAGAGCACGACGCTCTGCTGGATCAATGAGCGCCTTCTCTGGAGCTGGTGGAATGGTCTACATGGAGTACAG CACTGGCAAGGGAAAAGGTGCTCCCAAGAAAcacaaggacccatcaaagaggCATCATCTGTTCAAGAAACGCTATGCGTAG
- the LOC8063093 gene encoding DNA repair helicase XPB1 isoform X2 — MAGGDGDRHRGPKRHKSSAPSKAALVDESAEFDYADDFDDDAHDADMEVKKRDFTKLELKVDHASRPLWACADGRIFLETFSPLYKQAYDFLIAIAEPVCRPESMHEYNLTPHSLYAAVSVGLETSTIISVLSKLSKTKLPREIIDFIHASTANYGKVKLVLKKNRYFVESPFPEVLSNLLRDEVISRARISPEDSLGAPSFTVSKTSGQIASGHEDLLNGMEIAAATEDKETHSFEIDPSQVENVKQRCLPNALNYPMLEEYDFRNDTVNPDLEMELKPQARPRPYQEKSLSKMFGNGRARSGIIVLPCGAGKSLVGVSAACRIKKSCLCLATNAVSVDQWAFQFKLWSTIKDEHISRFTSDNKEKFTGMASVVVTTYNMVAFGGKRSEDSEKIIEEIRNREWGLLLMDEVHVVPAHMFRKVISITKSHCKLGLTATLVREDERITDLNFLIGPKLYEANWLDLVKGGFIANVQCAEVWCPMTKEFFAEYLKKENSKKKQVLYVMNPNKFRACEFLIRFHEQQRGDKIIVFADNLFALTAYAMKLRKPMIFGATSHAERTRILYQFKNSPEVNTIFLSKVGDNSIDIPEANVIIQISSHAGSRRQEAQRLGRILRAKGKHQDRMAGGKEEYNAFFYSLVSTDTQEMYYSTKRQQFLIDQGYSFKVITSLPPPEEGPNLSFYTLDEQLELLSKVLNAGDDMIGVERLEEDSDGKALLRARRSAGSMSAFSGAGGMVYMEYSTGKGKGAPKKHKDPSKRHHLFKKRYA; from the exons ATGGCCGGCGGCGATG GCGATCGGCACCGCGGGCCGAAGCGGCACAAGTCCTCGGCGCCGTCGAAAGCGGCCCTGGTGGATGAGAGCGCCGAGTTCGACTACGCTGATGACTTCGACGATGATGCCCACGACG CGGATATGGAGGTGAAGAAGAGGGATTTCACGAAGCTTGAGTTGAAGGTGGATCACGCGAGCCGTCCGCTCTGGGCGTGCGCCGATGGCCGCATCTTCCTCGAGACCTTCTCGCCGCTCTACAAACAGGCTTACGATTTCCTCATCGCCATCGCGGAGCCTGTGTGCAG GCCAGAATCTATGCATGAGTACAATCTAACTCCCCACTCATTGTATGCTGCGGTCTCAGTGGGGCTTGAGACAAGCACTATCATTAGTGTCTTGAGTAAACTGTCTAAAACCAAGTTGCCCCGCGAAATAATTGATTTCATCCACGCATCAACTGCTAACTACGGGAAAGTGAAGCTTGTCTTGAAGAAGAATCGATATTTTGTCGAGTCCCCATTTCCTGAG GTATTGAGTAACCTTCTGAGGGATGAAGTTATATCGAGAGCTAGGATATCTCCTGAG GATTCCCTTGGTGCACCTTCATTTACTGTTAGCAAGACATCTGGCCAAATTGCTAGTGGACATGAAGACCTTTTAAATGGAATGGAAATTGCTGCTGCAACTGAAGACAAGGAAACACATTCTTTTGAGATTGATCCCTCTCAG GTTGAGAATGTCAAGCAGCGTTGCTTGCCAAATGCATTGAACTACCCCATGCTGGAGGAATATGATTTCAGAAATGACACT GTAAACCCAGATTTGGAAATGGAGCTAAAGCCGCAAGCACGGCCTAGGCCATATCAAGAAAAGAGCCTCAGTAAGATGTTTGGGAACG GACGAGCAAGGTCTGGAATTATTGTGCTACCTTGTGGTGCTGGCAAGTCCTTGGTTGGTGTATCTGCAGCCTGCCGTATTAAGAAGAGCTGTTTATGTTTGGCCACAAATGCTGTCTCCGTAGATCAATGGGCATTTCAGTTCAAGCTTTGGTCAACCATAAAAGATGAGCACATTAGTCGCTTTACATCTGATAACAAGGAGAAATTTACAGGCATGGCTAGTGTGGTTGTTACTACATATAACATGGTTGCATTCGGTGGTAAAAGGTCTGAAGATTCGGAGAAGATCATTGAAGAAATCCGAAACAGAGAGTGGGGCTTGCTTCTAATGGATGAG GTTCATGTTGTCCCTGCACATATGTTCAGAAAAGTCATCAGCATTACTAAATCTCACTGCAAGCTTGGTCTTACTG CTACCCTTGTGAGAGAGGACGAACGTATTACTGATCTGAATTTTCTAATTGGACCAAAACTGTATGAAGCGAATTGGTTGGATTTAGTGAAAGGTGGATTTATTGCAAATGTGCAGTGTGCGGAAGTATGGTGTCCTATGACCAAAGAGTTTTTTGCTGAGTATTTGAAAAAGGAAAATTCAAAGAAGAAGCAG GTACTGTATGTCATGAATCCGAACAAGTTCAGGGCTTGTGAATTCCTGATTCGATTCCATGAGCAACAACGCGGAGACAAGATAATTGTGTTTGCTGATAATCTATTTGCACTAACTGCTTATGCAATGAAACTACGCAAGCCAATGATTTTTGGTGCCACAAG CCATGCTGAGAGGACAAGAATTCTCTACCAATTCAAGAACAGTCCAGAAGTCAATACAATTTTCCTTTCAAAG GTCGGTGATAACTCGATTGATATCCCAGAAGCTAATGTTATCATACAAATATCGTCTCACGCTGGTTCGAGACGTCAAGAAGCTCAGCGTCTGGGACGTATTCTCAGGGCAAAG GGTAAGCACCAAGATAGGATGGCTGGAGGAAAAGAAGAATACAATGCTTTTTTCTATTCCCTTGTATCAACTGATACACAG GAAATGTACTACTCAACAAAAAGGCAGCAGTTTCTTATTGACCAGGGATATAGCTTCAAG GTTATCACTAGTTTGCCGCCGCCTGAAGAAGGACCTAATCTGAGCTTTTACACACTTGATGAACAGCTTGAGCTTTTGAGCAAG GTGCTGAATGCAGGGGATGACATGATTGGTGTTGAGCGCTTAGAAGAAGATTCTGATGGCAAGGCTCTTCTAAGAGCACGACGCTCTGCTGGATCAATGAGCGCCTTCTCTGGAGCTGGTGGAATGGTCTACATGGAGTACAG CACTGGCAAGGGAAAAGGTGCTCCCAAGAAAcacaaggacccatcaaagaggCATCATCTGTTCAAGAAACGCTATGCGTAG
- the LOC8063094 gene encoding phytochrome-associated serine/threonine-protein phosphatase: MDLDLWISKVKEGQHLAEHELQSLCEYVKEILIEESNVQPVNSPVTVCGDIHGQFHDLMKLFATGGHVPETNYIFMGDFVDRGFNSLEVFTILLLLKARYPAHITLLRGNHESRQLTQVYGFYDECQRKYGNANAWRYCTDVFDYLTLSAIINGQVLCVHGGLSPDVRTIDQIRTIDRNCEIPHEGPFCDLMWSDPEEIETWAVSPRGAGWLFGSRVTAEFNFVNGIELVCRAHQLVQEGLKYMFQEKGLVTVWSAPNYCYRCGNVASILSFDEKMERDVKFFTETEENNQMRGPRTAVPYFL, encoded by the exons ATGGATTTGGATCTGTGGATCTCCAAGGTCAAGGAGGGCCAGCACCTCGCCGAGCACGAGCTTCAGTCTCTCTGCGAATAC GTGAAGGAGATCCTCATCGAAGAGTCGAACGTTCAACCGGTGAACAGCCCCGTGACGGTTTGCGGTGACATCCATGGGCAGTTCCATGACCTGATGAAACTCTTCGCGACGGGGGGGCACGTCCCGGAGACGAACTATATTTTCATG GGTGATTTTGTGGACCGTGGCTTCAACAGTCTGGAGGTTTTCACCATCTTATTGCTACTAAAAGCGAG GTATCCTGCACACATAACCCTTCTGCGTGGAAATCATGAAAGTAGGCAGTTGACACAG GTTTACGGTTTCTACGATGAGTGTCAGAGGAAGTATGGCAACGCCAATGCATGGCGGTACTGCACTGATGTATTTGATTACCTTACACTATCAGCAATCATTAATGGCCAA GTCCTCTGTGTTCATGGTGGTCTTTCTCCCGATGTACGTACTATTGATCAG ATACGAACGATTGATCGCAATTGTGAAATTCCCCATGAAGGTCCTTTCTGCGATCTTATGTGGAGTGACCCTGAGGAGATAGAGACATGGGCTGTTAGTCCCCGTGGAGCAGGTTGGCTGTTTGGATCGCGAGTCACGGCAGAG TTCAACTTTGTTAATGGTATTGAGCTAGTTTGCCGGGCTCACCAGCTGGTCCAGGAAGGCTTAAAGTACATGTTCCAGGAGAAGGGCCTTGTAACT GTGTGGTCTGCACCTAATTATTGCTACAGATGTGGCAATGTAGCTTCTATATTAAGCTTCGATGAGAAGATG GAAAGAGATGTCAAGTTCTTCACAGAGACAGAGGAGAACAACCAGATGCGAGGCCCAAGGACTGCAGTCCCATATTTCCTCTGA
- the LOC8063095 gene encoding uncharacterized protein LOC8063095 — MRSNRRQTAQRSTAAAASLLPSHLPPSHEATTPHASSALLRESPAPEAKQGKATRKGGNGKQPRGNGMDSKPAAAAAARRKKDASKKRQGGGGGGGGGSPRGTGVSPAAPPAEAATGSGAAMAECAAACCVLCACLPVAVLCCVARAPLRVARRCCGRWRRRGPRRRLAPGGSSSFSDAEVGEFLQGGGGARRRAMGQEGSQPSPRGGRTTSPPAPPRDRRR; from the coding sequence ATGCGAAGCAACAGACGTCAGACAGCACAACGCAGCACTGCAGCAGCAGCGTCCCTACTCCCCTCCCACCTCCCTCCTTCCCACGAAGCCACGACCCCCCACGCCTCATCTGCTCTCCTACGCGAATCGCCCGCACCGGAAGCGAAGCAAGGCAAGGCAACCCGCAAGGGGGGGAACGGCAAGCAGCCAAGGGGCAACGGCATGGACTCcaagccggcggcggcggcggcggcgcgcaggAAGAAGGATGCCTCGAAGAAGCggcagggaggaggaggaggaggaggaggagggagccCGCGCGGGACCGGCGTGTCCCCGGCGGCTCCTCCCGCGGAGGCCGCCACGGGGAGCGGCGCGGCGATGGCGGAGTGCGCGGCGGCGTGCTGCGTGCTGTGCGCGTGCCTCCCCGTGGCCGTGCTCTGCTGCGTGGCGCGCGCCCCGCTCCGCGTCGCGCGGCGGTGCTGCGgcaggtggcggcggcgggggcccCGGCGGCGGCTCGCGCCGGGGGGATCCTCGTCGTTCTCGGACGCCGAGGTCGGGGAGTTCCTGCAGGGCGGCGGTGGTGCCCGCAGGCGGGCAATGGGGCAGGAGGGGAGCCAGCCCTCGCCGCGTGGGGGAAGGACAacctcgccgccggcgccgcctaggGATCGGAGGAGGTAG
- the LOC8068048 gene encoding probable glutathione S-transferase GSTU6 has translation MAAGGELQLLGSWYSPYVVRAKVALGLKGLSSYDYEYVEEDLFGKSDLLLRSNPVHKKVPVLIHGGRPVCESLVIVQYVDETWASSTGGTPPLLPADAHDRATARFWAAYIDDKFILAWRQLFWSTTAEKIAEAFAGVVPVMETLERAFGECSKGRPFFGGDAVGLVDIALGSFVLWMKVVGEVAGVNLLDEAKFPALAAWAERFLAVDAVKEAMPDAGRLLEHYKAFRAKWASPAELAAYRSLQQQAN, from the exons ATGGCGGCCGGAGGCGAGCTGCAGCTGCTGGGCTCGTGGTACAGCCCCTACGTGGTCCGCGCCAAGGTGGCGCTGGGGCTCAAGGGGCTCAGCAGCTACGACTACGAGTACGTCGAGGAGGACCTCTTCGGCAAGAGCGACCTCCTGCTCCGGTCCAACCCGGTGCACAAGAAGGTGCCGGTCCTCATCCACGGCGGCCGCCCGGTGTGCGAGTCGCTCGTCATCGTGCAGTACGTCGACGAGACCTGGGCATCAAGCACCGGCGgcactcctcctctcctccccgCCGACGCCCACGACCGCGCCACGGCTCGCTTCTGGGCAGCCTACATCGACGACAAG TTTATCCTGGCGTGGAGGCAGCTGTTCTGGTCGACGACGGCGGAGAAGATAGCCGAGGCGTTCGCCggcgtcgtccccgtgatggagACGTTGGAGCGAGCGTTCGGGGAGTGCTCCAAGGGGAGACCCTTCTTCGGCGGCGACGCCGTCGGGCTGGTGGACATAGCGCTCGGGAGCTTCGTGCTGTGGATGAAAGTGGTGGGCGAGGTGGCCGGTGTGAACCTGCTGGACGAGGCCAAGTTCCCGGCCCTGGCGGCGTGGGCGGAGCGGTTCCTGGCGGTGGACGCCGTGAAGGAGGCGATGCCGGACGCCGGGAGGCTACTGGAGCACTACAAGGCGTTTCGGGCTAAATGGGCTTCACCTGCTGAACTTGCTGCTTACAGATCACTGCAACAGCAAGCTAATTGA